One window from the genome of Garra rufa chromosome 1, GarRuf1.0, whole genome shotgun sequence encodes:
- the LOC141314905 gene encoding trypsin-like, with amino-acid sequence MMLRLAVCVAGVLLLNIAGSLCQLDVCGQAPLKPKIVGGQDAVEGSWPWQASINYASTEGLICGGSLINKDWVLSAAQCFVSIPPSSIKIYLGRHRRIGENPNEISRNVIQIINHPKYDPDTHDNDIALVKLSSSVTFNDYISPICLAAAGSTFAEDTESWVTGWGTLSSEGNNFATILQEVMIPVVSKKACNSAYANSITDNMLCAGLTEGGKDSCKGDGGGPMVHNNGSHWFQSGIASFGIGCALPTFPGVYTKVSEYQDWISSQIRSNLPGFVEFKNSGFRSSTSLPLFCLSLTFSTVPIIFSQYPFC; translated from the exons GCTCACTCTGCCAGTTAGATG TGTGTGGTCAAGCACCCCTTAAACCCAAGATTGTTGGAGGGCAAGATGCAGTTGAAGGGTCTTGGCCCTGGCAAGCCAGCATTAATTATGCTTCAACTGAAGGTCTTATATGTGGTGGGAGTCTAATCAATAAAGACTGGGTTTTGTCTGCAGCTCAGTGTTTCGTGAG CATCCCCCCATCGAGCATAAAAATATACCTGGGACGTCATCGGCGAATAGGCGAAAACCCAAATGAGATATCCAGAAATGTGATTCAAATCATCAACCATCCTAAATATGACCCAGATACGCATGACAATGACATAGCACTGGTCAAGCTCTCTTCTTCTGTGACTTTCAATGATTATATAAGTCCAATTTGTCTGGCAGCTGCTGGTAGTACATTTGCTGAGGATACTGAGAGCTGGGTCACTGGATGGGGAACACTTAGTTCTGAAG GCAACAATTTTGCAACGATACTGCAGGAGGTGATGATCCCAGTGGTCAGCAAAAAAGCTTGTAATTCTGCTTATGCAAACTCAATTACAGACAACATGCTGTGCGCTGGACTAACTGAGGGTGGGAAAGACTCATGTAAG GGAGACGGTGGAGGACCAATGGTACATAATAACGGCTCACATTGGTTTCAGTCTGGAATTGCGAGTTTCGGTATAGGCTGTGCATTACCAACGTTCCCTGGTGTTTACACCAAAGTGTCCGAATACCAGGACTGGATCAGCTCCCAGATAAGGAGCAACCTGCCTGGATTTGTGGAATTTAAAAACAGTGGATTCAGAAGCTCAACCAGCCTCCCCTTATTTTGCCTTTCACTCACATTTTCCACTGTTCCTATTATCTTCTCTCAATATCCATTTTGTTAA